Below is a genomic region from Spirochaetota bacterium.
CGTATCTTCATCGTTGGATTCTCGGTTATCATGCGATAGGCTTTTCGAAGCCTTCGCTCCTGTATATATTTCCCGCAGGGGAGTTCGCCCGCTTCCTTGAACACCTGATTAAGATAGCGCGGCGAGAGCGAGAGCGCGCGGGCAATGTCCTGTATGCCGATATTCGTTGCGACCTTCGCTTCTATCATTTCTTTTGCGGCGAGGAATATTCTGAGCGATCCTTCTGCCGCTTCGTTCCGCTGAGCGGAGAAGAATTCACCGAAATTCTCGCGGAGCATGAGATAGAATATATCATAGATGAGGAGCGTGAGCCGCTTTTCCATGAACTGCCCGCGCAATGCAAGCTCGCGGTCTATGGATGCGTAATGATCCTTCGCCTCGCCGGGAAGCGTGAGCGTGTACCCTCGTTTCTTTGCAAACCCGGCGATCACGCTGTTCATCTGCACATTCCCTGTGGAATGGAATTCTATCATGAAGTTGTCTATCGTGCAGTCGCCCTTCGTCATCGTCCATGCGTGTTCGATGCCTGTCGGCAAGAAATCCACATCGCCCGCCGAACGCGCAAGCGTTTCCGTATGCGTTCGATAGGTCACTTCGCCCTTGCGGATGAAGCTGAATTCGTTGTACGGATGCGTATGCCAGAGGGCGCTTTCGCCCGCACGTATCGTGCTTCGCCGGGAAGTGGCGATCGTAACGACAAAACCGCCGCAGTCGATGAAGGGTATTTTCCTGATGACGCCGCGGACGATCTGATTGTGTACGTCCTCGTGTACATCGTTCTGTGATGAAGTGGCCATCGCCCGTACTATACAGGGTATCCCTCCGAAAATCAAATCAATGCCTTCCTGATTCTCCATATATCCGCCATTTTATCCATTGCCGCAAACCGCATGCCCGGATATATTAATGGCAGGAACGGCTGACCGCCGACAAGGAAATACCATGAAGAAATACATGATACGCTGCGACATCGAGGGCGTTACCGGCGTGGTAAGCCCCGAGCAGGCAGCGCCGAACGGATCGGAATTCGAATTCGGACGACGCATGTTCATGTCCGATATTACCGCGCTTGTCGACGGGCTTAATGCCGGCGGTGCCGATGAGATATGGATATATGACGAGCATTACTACGGAAGGAACATCGATCTTAGCGTCATGCCAAAGAACGTGTTCTGCGTATGCGGCAAACCCCCGTATCGTGCGGATTGGGCGGGCGGGCTTGATGCTTCATTCAATGGTTTGATACTCCTCGGCTTTCACTCGAAGTGGGGAACACCGGGCGGGCTCTTGCCGCATTCGTACGAGCATGACATCCGCGATATCGTTCTCAATGGCGTTTCCGTCGGCGAGATCGGAATGGAAGCGGCTATTGCCGGCGACTTCGATGTTCCGCTCCTGCTCATGGTGGGCGATTCGGCTGGTGTTGCCGAAGCGGAGAAACTCATCCCGCATGTGACCGGTGTATCGGTAAAAACGTCTATCGGTGAGAACGGTGCCATTTGTTTTTCGGCGCAGGAAACATCGGCGCGTATCGCTGCTGCGGCGAAAGCGATCGTAAAAACACCGCCACGGGCAAAGCCCTACCGTATCACGGAAGAGATATACTGTGCGATAACGCTTAATGACGGTACATACCATGACGCGTTCCGGTCGCTCTTCGCGGCTCGCATGTCCGATGACCGCACGGTCGTTCTCCGCGGGAATGCCGTGACCTCAGTATGGGCCGAATACTGGCAAATGAAGCTCAGTGCACAAGTGCTTGCGCAAGCAAAGGTAAAAGGATAATACAATGAAAGGGAGTATCCGCGAAAACGCGAAGATCGGTCTTGTGCATCACATGCTCTATCCCGCATGCACCGGGGATGAAGCATTTCACGTGGAAACGCTCGCTTCATTCGTCAAACGAACCGACATCGACACATTCGACTGCTGTGTGCCGTACGGCGCTGATGCACGAAAAAAAGCGACCGCCATCGTTACAAGCGCGGGCAAACCCGTGTGCTATGCGACGCATCTGATACCGCTGAGGAAATTATCGTGTGCAAGCCTCTTGCCGAACGAGCAGGGCATCATGCGTATGCTCATGATCGATCAGCTCGATGCGGCAAAAGCTGTCGGCGCGAAGGAAATGATTTTTGCTTCCGGCGCCGATGCGGCAGCGGGAAAACGCGCCGAGGCGCTGGCGATGTTCAAGGACTTCTGCGTTTTTCTCTGCACAGAAGCGAAGAAGCGCGGCATAACCGTTCTCCTTGAGCCGTTCGATACCGACTTCGATAAGAAATTCCTCATGGGGCCGACGACGGAATGCGTCAACCTCATCCATTCGCTTGAGCCGAAGATCGACAATCTCGGCATTGAGCTCGACATGGCGCATATACCGCTCATGCACGAAACCTTCGATCAAGCGATACGCACTGTCGCGCCGTATCTCAAGCGTGTGCATCTGGGTAATTGCGTCATGAAGGATGCATCGAACCCGTGGTACGGCGATAATCATCCGCCGATGGGGATAGAAGGCGGGGAGATAGATGTGCCGGTGCTTACAGAAATTCTCCGCATTCTCGTCGATATCGGGTATATCGGCAAAGACAATAAAGGAACGCTCGTGGTAGAGATGCAGCCTTTCCCGGGGAGAAGCGTTGATGAGACCATTGCGGATAATTTCCGACGGCTTGATGAAGCGTGGGAAAGCGTTTGAACGGTTACGTGTCTTTTTGACCTCGGCTGTGCCGCGTCATGAAAATACCATTTTATTCACGGTTATGTTGACAAACCGTGAATGGGCAAACTATCGAGGCGTTCATGGGGAGGTATTTGGAAGATCGGCATGTGATGAGCGGAATCTCCATAATAGTTCCCGATTATCCATAGCCGCCCCGGCGCAGAGTACGTATTATAGTGCGAAAGGAGTCCGGCATGAAACGAGTACTGCTTATCGGCGACTCGATACGCATGAGCTATCAGCTTGAGGTGTGTACGGCGCTCGCCGGCACGACGAAAGTGTTCGCGCCGGTGGAGAATTGCCGGCATAGCACGAATGTGCGCGAGTGCATCGCCGAATGGATGAACGACTTTCGACCCGACATTGTTCACATCAATGCGGGGCTTCACGATCTCATACGCAACCGCGAAACGAGGGGGTATCAGTTTCCCGTCGATGTCTATGCACGGAACATCGAAGCGGCGGTCGATGTGATGCGCGATGCGAAAGTGAGTGTGCTATGGGCGCTTACGTCGCCGGTGAACGATGCGTGGAATCTCAAAACGCATGGGTATCAGATGCGTTCCGATGCCGATGTAAAACTCTATAACGATGCCGCGAGCGATGTCATGAAACGGCTCGGCGTTCCGGTGAACGACCTGTATGCCGTCGTGCTCCGAGAAGGGATGGAGAAGATGCATACGCCGGACGGCGTTCATTTTAATGAGGCGGGGCAAAAGATACTCGGTGCGGCGGTATCGCAAAAGATCAAGTCGGTATTTGGTTGAGTATCATCATGGGGCAGATGACATCGCATGAGCGAATACTCCGCATGTTCGAACACCGCGAAGCCGACCGCATCGCGATATGGGACAGGCCGTGGGGATACGACACGGTACTTCGCTGGGAAAGCGAGGGCATGCCGAAGGGAATGGACTATGCGGAATATTTCGGTTTTGAACGCATGGTGCAGATTCAGCCGGACAACAGCCCGCGGTTCGAGCAGAAAAAGATCGAAGAGAACGATGAGTATAATACCTATACTACAGCATGGGGAGCAACGGCGCGCAGTTTCAAGAAAATGACCTCCACGCCGGAGTATCTCGATTACCGGGTGAAAACGCCCGACGATTGGCGTGCGGCGAAAGAGCGCATGACGCCGACGCGCGACCGCATTCCCTGGGAACAATTGGAGAAGAACTATAAGCGATGGCGTGCGGAGGGGTATTGGATACAGCCGAACATCTGGTTCGGATATGATATCACGCATTCGTACATGGTTGGCATGGAGCGCATGCTCATGGCTCTCGCGGAGAAACCCGAGTGGTGCATAGAGATGTTCGATCATGAGCTTACGGTATCGCTCGCCCTCCTCGATATGATATGGGACGCGGGTTATCACTTCGATGCGGTGCGATTTCCCGATGATATGGGATACAAGCATGCGCAGTTCTTTTCAGTGGCGATGTATCGCGAATTGCTGAAACCGTTCCATAAACGCGCGATAGACTGGTGCCATGCGAAAAAAATAAAAGCGTATATGCATTCCTGCGGCGATATACGCCCGTTCATACCCGAGCTTGTCGATATCGGCCTTGACTGCATCAATCCGCTCGAGGTGAAAGCCGGTATGGATCCGATCGCTCTCAAAAAAGAATACGGTGACAAGCTCATGTTCCACGGCGGGGTGGATGCTCTCTTGTGGAATGACATCGACCGCATGGAAGCTCAGGTCCGTGCGCTTGTGCCGGTCATGAAAAAGAACGGCGGGTTCATGCTCGGCACCGATCATTCGATACCGATGACGGCAGGGGCTGCCGATGTGAAACGCATCGTCCGAGCTGCAATAGAATCGGGAACTTATTGATGAAGCCGCGTGACCGAGTACTGACGGCGCTTAGCCGCGAAAAGCCCGATCGAGTGCCGTTCCAGGCGACATTCACGCCTGAGTTCGCCGCGCGGCTGCGAAAGCACTATTCCCTGCCCGACGGCGCGCCGCATGATCCGCACAGCGGACGCTGGAACGGGTATGAGCTTGAAGTCCTTACGGGGCAGGATGCGCTGCAGTGTTCCGCGGGCTGGTTCACCGGTTACTATCACGATACCAAGCCCTATGTAGACGAATGGGGAGTGCGGTGGTATGTAGAAAAGTATGACACGCCGTTCGGCGAGGGGAGCTATACCGCGGTCAAGGAAGGCCCGTTGTACGACGAGAGGAATATCGCATCCTACCGTGCGCCCGATCCGAACCGTCCGGAATTGTATGCGAACATTGAAAGGCTGATACGCGAGTATGGGAACGAATACTATATCATCGGCAGACTGCATACCACCGTTTTTGAGACCGCATGGGCGCTGCGCCGTATGGATAATCTGTTCCTCGATTTTGCGTTGGATCCCGAGCAGGCGCATGCGGTGCTCGATATTCCGTACCGATACCACAAAGCGGTGGCGGAGAATATGGCGCGCCGCGGTGTGGACATGATTTGGCTCGGCGACGATATCGGCGCACAGAAGAATCTCATGATGTCGCCTGACGATTGGCGCACATACTTAAAACCGCGCATGGCGGATATCATCGCAAGCGTGAAAAGTATAAAACCCGACATTTCGATAGCGTATCATACCGACGGCTTCAATACGCCGCTCATTCCGGAGTATATCGAGATAGGCATCGATGTGCTCAACCCCGTGCAGGCGGAGAGCATGGATCCCGCGGAAATAAAACGCCTCTTCGGCACAAGGATGTCGTTCTTCGGTGCCATAGATGTTCAGTCGACGCTCCCGTTCGGGAAACCCGATGACGTGAAGCGTGAGGTTGCAACGCGCTTTGCCACTGTCGGCACCGGCGGGGGGTGGCTCTGCGCCCCCACGCATCATGTGCAGCTCGACACACCCCTCGATAATTTCTTCGCGCTTATGGACGCGGTCAGTCATTGTCGCTACTGAGATCCTCCGGAATGGATGCGTTGTAAAGATGTTCCGTATCCTCCTGATATTTTCCGATCCCTCCGTTGCCTGCCGACGGCTTTTCGTAGTATACTGATGCCACTCTGTCAGCGGGAGATCGACCATGACCATGCGGATATCGGCGCTTATCGTTTCGGCAGCAATTACCATTGCGCTTCAGGCGCAGACAAAACCTGCGATCGAATTCCTTTTCGACGGATCATTGAAGAACACGGGAACGCTCGGCGGCGAGGGGAAATTCGCGAACACCGTTGCCGGCGAGGAAGCGCGCTTTGGCGACGGCATGATGAACGGTTGCCTCGATATGTGCGCCACGCGCGGAGGCATGGATGACAGGGCCGTTCCCCATGGCGGTGCGGTGCACTTCCCCGCAGCCGCTCTTGCCGGCACATCGGCGGTGACCGTTATCGCGGCGATATACCCGGCTGTTATCGATGATCTCCCGCGGCGCATCGTTACGCTCTCCCCGCTCTTGCAGATCTATGTGCAGGGAGCATCGCTCGTGCTTGCGGTCGGCAATGCGAAGAACGAGATGAAATTCTGCGCGACCGGGATATCCGTCGCTCAGGAAACACCCGCACTCATCGCCGTGACATGCGATGCAAAGAACAAGGTGATAACGACGTATCAGTTCAAGAACCGCGCATTAGTGAAGACTGCCACCGAGGGCGGCACGCCGGATAATGCAGTGTTCGCCGGGGGTGTCATCGAGGTCGGGAATATGGGGGGCATACGTGCGTTCAAGGGATATATCGACAATGTGCGCATCTATACTGCCGTGCTTCCCGAGAACGAGATAGCCTTGATCATGAGCGCGGACAGGAATGCATTCGCGCTTCCGTCAGCGGCAACCGCAACGATCGCTTCTGAGAACGGCGCCGCGATTTCCGCTGCCGATGATTTCACTTCGTACGGCGGTGATATGAAGAGCGTACTGAAGAAGTGGGACTTCAATACCGCGTGCTGGAAGCTTGGTGAAAAAAGCATCATGGCGAATGCGCTGGTGCGTGAATTCGCAGAATATAATACAGCGCCGGCGGAGATCGTGCACTGCGAGGCAGTCGTTACGTTTAAGCGCTCCATCACCAATGGATGGAAGGCGGCCGGCATCGCGGTTGTCGCGGACGATAATAATTACTGGATGCTCGCGTTGAACGAGCGGCATGAGAATTTCACGAAAACGCATCCGCTCCTCTTCCCCGACCTGAACGAACGGCTCGGCGGGGTCTGGCTTTCCGAATCCGCAACTACCACCAGGCTCAAGGCGGCCGCGCTTGAGAATTTCTCGACGACGACGAAACATCCCTGGGCGCACGGAACGCCGTACCGTTTCATCATCGATCTTTCAGAGGACGGCATTTCCGGGAGCATACAGGATATGAACGGCAGAGAGCTCGGGCGAAGTGCGTATCAATTCGGCACGCAGCGTGCCGTGCGCTCTGGCCGTCCCGTGCTCGTTGCGTTCGGGGCCGCGGCAACGTTCAGCGATGTGCGCATACGCACCGAGCGTCCCGTAACCGTGCAACAGGCGGCATCCCCCACCGGTTGGTACATTCAGCCCGCGGAACATCCGGACATTCAGCCGTTGGAGAATCGATGGGAACCGCTGCTTATACTTTCGCATATATCACGAAAACCGTTCGCAAAGTTAAAACCGAACATTCAGCCGCTTGATATAGAGAACCTATGGTATAGGAAAACGTACGATATTCCCGACGAGTGGAAGGGCAGGTCTATCTGGATCAATTTCGAAATGATAGAGGGACAGGCGATATTGTTCGTGAACGGCAAGCGGATAAAGGAAATGCTCCGCGGCGACTGGGAGGCGGAGATAACCGATGCGGTCACTCCCGGAGAAAAGGCGGATGTGCGCCTCTATCTTACCCGAACGTTCACCGGTACTGAGGCAAAGCCTGAAGCGGACGCGCTCATGTTGGAAGCGCTTGCCTTCGCGCGAAAACAGAAGATCGAACAGCTCGGGATCACCCGTGATGTGCGGGTTTTTACGCGGGGCAATCCGGCATGGATAAGGAATCCCCAGGTCGTGTCGCGATATTCGGAGAAAAAACTGGCCATTGAATGCGATATCGGCGGGGCCGCGGACGGACTTAAGCTCATCGCGCGGATAAAGAGCATAACCGATCCCGGCCAGCCGCCGGTGGAAGCAGCGGTAAGGCAGGCGGTGACAGGCATCAATCGATTCGATGCGGCGTTCGACGGTGTTCCCTGGTATCTGAACGCACCGCATCTGTATCGGCTGACGCTCGATCTCGTATCGGGACAAACGGTGGTCGACAGCACGGAGACGAGTTTCGGTTTTCGCGAAGTGCGCATCGACGGGAATGCGGTGCTCATAAACGGGCGGACCAATCGCTGGCGCCTTATCGGGCCGT
It encodes:
- a CDS encoding uroporphyrinogen decarboxylase family protein, producing MKPRDRVLTALSREKPDRVPFQATFTPEFAARLRKHYSLPDGAPHDPHSGRWNGYELEVLTGQDALQCSAGWFTGYYHDTKPYVDEWGVRWYVEKYDTPFGEGSYTAVKEGPLYDERNIASYRAPDPNRPELYANIERLIREYGNEYYIIGRLHTTVFETAWALRRMDNLFLDFALDPEQAHAVLDIPYRYHKAVAENMARRGVDMIWLGDDIGAQKNLMMSPDDWRTYLKPRMADIIASVKSIKPDISIAYHTDGFNTPLIPEYIEIGIDVLNPVQAESMDPAEIKRLFGTRMSFFGAIDVQSTLPFGKPDDVKREVATRFATVGTGGGWLCAPTHHVQLDTPLDNFFALMDAVSHCRY
- a CDS encoding SGNH/GDSL hydrolase family protein, giving the protein MKRVLLIGDSIRMSYQLEVCTALAGTTKVFAPVENCRHSTNVRECIAEWMNDFRPDIVHINAGLHDLIRNRETRGYQFPVDVYARNIEAAVDVMRDAKVSVLWALTSPVNDAWNLKTHGYQMRSDADVKLYNDAASDVMKRLGVPVNDLYAVVLREGMEKMHTPDGVHFNEAGQKILGAAVSQKIKSVFG
- a CDS encoding uroporphyrinogen decarboxylase family protein — its product is MGQMTSHERILRMFEHREADRIAIWDRPWGYDTVLRWESEGMPKGMDYAEYFGFERMVQIQPDNSPRFEQKKIEENDEYNTYTTAWGATARSFKKMTSTPEYLDYRVKTPDDWRAAKERMTPTRDRIPWEQLEKNYKRWRAEGYWIQPNIWFGYDITHSYMVGMERMLMALAEKPEWCIEMFDHELTVSLALLDMIWDAGYHFDAVRFPDDMGYKHAQFFSVAMYRELLKPFHKRAIDWCHAKKIKAYMHSCGDIRPFIPELVDIGLDCINPLEVKAGMDPIALKKEYGDKLMFHGGVDALLWNDIDRMEAQVRALVPVMKKNGGFMLGTDHSIPMTAGAADVKRIVRAAIESGTY
- a CDS encoding sugar phosphate isomerase/epimerase, with amino-acid sequence MKGSIRENAKIGLVHHMLYPACTGDEAFHVETLASFVKRTDIDTFDCCVPYGADARKKATAIVTSAGKPVCYATHLIPLRKLSCASLLPNEQGIMRMLMIDQLDAAKAVGAKEMIFASGADAAAGKRAEALAMFKDFCVFLCTEAKKRGITVLLEPFDTDFDKKFLMGPTTECVNLIHSLEPKIDNLGIELDMAHIPLMHETFDQAIRTVAPYLKRVHLGNCVMKDASNPWYGDNHPPMGIEGGEIDVPVLTEILRILVDIGYIGKDNKGTLVVEMQPFPGRSVDETIADNFRRLDEAWESV
- a CDS encoding AraC family transcriptional regulator, which produces MATSSQNDVHEDVHNQIVRGVIRKIPFIDCGGFVVTIATSRRSTIRAGESALWHTHPYNEFSFIRKGEVTYRTHTETLARSAGDVDFLPTGIEHAWTMTKGDCTIDNFMIEFHSTGNVQMNSVIAGFAKKRGYTLTLPGEAKDHYASIDRELALRGQFMEKRLTLLIYDIFYLMLRENFGEFFSAQRNEAAEGSLRIFLAAKEMIEAKVATNIGIQDIARALSLSPRYLNQVFKEAGELPCGKYIQERRLRKAYRMITENPTMKIREIAATLGYTDELYFSRVFTKRFSLAPSAVRENDPF
- a CDS encoding M55 family metallopeptidase, whose protein sequence is MKKYMIRCDIEGVTGVVSPEQAAPNGSEFEFGRRMFMSDITALVDGLNAGGADEIWIYDEHYYGRNIDLSVMPKNVFCVCGKPPYRADWAGGLDASFNGLILLGFHSKWGTPGGLLPHSYEHDIRDIVLNGVSVGEIGMEAAIAGDFDVPLLLMVGDSAGVAEAEKLIPHVTGVSVKTSIGENGAICFSAQETSARIAAAAKAIVKTPPRAKPYRITEEIYCAITLNDGTYHDAFRSLFAARMSDDRTVVLRGNAVTSVWAEYWQMKLSAQVLAQAKVKG